In a single window of the Megalobrama amblycephala isolate DHTTF-2021 linkage group LG3, ASM1881202v1, whole genome shotgun sequence genome:
- the LOC125264932 gene encoding uncharacterized protein LOC125264932, with product MFLYLYVQVRTRLSCMRCSWNWRPWSGRSGSFSRSRPSYASGRQRWKLLALTLTNPRARAPRTRSSQPSFTPAPSHQGPWVLQQRKTRARPRTRTSPPPPPVFDVSTRNRFSPLREAERDAVVIGDSIVHHVHATTAKGKVRSHCFPGARVLDVSVQIPAILNGAETIGAVVLHAGVNDTRLRQTEVLKQDFRSLIETVRATSPATKIIVSGPLPTYRRGHERFSRLFALNEWLMSWCNEQKLLFVNNWNLFWERPRLFRADGLHPSSIRADLLSENISKTLRTI from the exons ATGTTTCTCTACCTTTATGTGCAGGTGAGGACACGTTTGAGCTGCATGCGGTGCAGTTGGAACTGGAGGCCGTGGAGCGGCAGATCCGGATCCTTCTCGAGAAGCAGGCCGAGCTACGCGAGCGGCAGACAGCGCTGGAAACTTCTCGCGCTGACGCTCACCAACCCTCG GGCCCGAGCACCAAGAACGCGTTCATCCCAGCCCTCGTTCACTCCGGCGCCGTCACACCAGGGACCTTGGGTGCTTCAGCAGCGGAAGACGCGAGCCAGGCCTCGGACCAGGACCTCTCCTCCACCGCCCCCGGTCTTCGACGTCTCGACACGGAACCGCTTCTCCCCTCTTCGCGAGGCAGAACGCGACGCCGTGGTCATCGGAGACTCCATCGTCCACCACGTCCACGCTACCACAGCCAAAGGTAAGGTGCGCAGTCACTGTTTTCCTGGTGCTCGTGTTCTCGATGTCTCTGTGCAGATTCCCGCGATACTCAACGGTGCTGAGACCATCGGAGCTGTAGTGCTGCACGCGGGGGTGAACGACACCAGGCTGCGGCAGACGGAGGTGCTGAAGCAGGACTTCAGAAGCCTGATCGAGACGGTACGAGCCACATCGCCCGCGACGAAGATCATCGTGTCCGGACCGCTTCCGACGTACCGACGAGGACATGAAAGGTTCagtagattatttgctttaaatgaatggttgATGTCTTGGTGTAATGAACAGAAGCTGCTCTTTGTAAATAATTGGAATCTTTTCTGGGAGCGTCCTAGGCTCTTCCGTGCTGATGGCCTGCACCCCAGCAGCATCAGAGCTGATCTTCTGTCAGAGAACATCTCCAAGACGCTTCGCACCATATGA